From a region of the Pseudanabaena sp. ABRG5-3 genome:
- the gap gene encoding type I glyceraldehyde-3-phosphate dehydrogenase, whose protein sequence is MAKLRIGINGFGRIGRLVVRVAAKHPEIEIVGINDLVPSDNLAYLLKHDSTHGLYDGVIAAKPEGIEIDGKLVPCTAIRNPTELPWGELKTDYVVESTGLFTDYAGAIAHIHAGAKRVIISAPTKDPEKVTTLLVGVNHHKFNPDNDLIVSNASCTTNCLAPIAKVLNDNFGIAEGLMTTVHAMTATQPTVDGPSKKDWRGGRGAGQNIIPSSTGAAKAVALVLPELKGKLTGMALRVPTPDVSVVDLTFKTEKATSYKEICAAMKDASEGSLKDILGYTDEEVVSTDFKGDPRSSIFDAGAGIELNPNFFKIVSWYDNEWGYSCRVVDLMISMAQKEGIL, encoded by the coding sequence ATGGCTAAGCTCAGAATTGGTATTAATGGATTTGGCAGAATTGGACGATTAGTGGTTCGTGTTGCTGCCAAGCATCCCGAAATCGAGATTGTCGGAATCAACGATCTAGTTCCTTCTGATAACCTCGCCTATCTGCTCAAACATGACTCTACGCATGGTCTCTACGACGGTGTGATCGCTGCTAAACCAGAAGGTATCGAGATCGATGGCAAGCTTGTTCCCTGTACTGCCATTCGCAATCCGACTGAATTACCTTGGGGCGAGCTAAAGACGGACTATGTGGTGGAATCTACAGGGCTATTTACTGACTATGCAGGTGCGATCGCGCATATTCATGCAGGTGCAAAGCGCGTGATTATTTCAGCTCCCACGAAAGATCCTGAGAAAGTAACCACATTGCTAGTTGGCGTTAATCACCATAAATTCAACCCTGACAATGATTTGATCGTTTCTAATGCAAGCTGTACCACCAATTGCTTAGCACCGATCGCCAAGGTTCTTAATGATAATTTTGGGATTGCAGAAGGATTGATGACCACGGTTCATGCGATGACCGCAACCCAGCCAACAGTTGATGGACCCAGCAAGAAGGACTGGCGTGGTGGACGTGGAGCAGGTCAAAATATTATTCCTTCTTCCACAGGTGCAGCAAAGGCAGTGGCTTTAGTTTTGCCAGAACTGAAAGGGAAACTGACGGGAATGGCTTTGCGTGTACCGACACCTGATGTATCAGTGGTGGATTTGACGTTTAAAACGGAGAAAGCTACCAGTTATAAGGAAATCTGTGCAGCGATGAAGGATGCCTCAGAGGGTTCATTAAAGGACATTCTCGGTTATACCGATGAGGAAGTTGTCTCAACGGATTTTAAAGGAGATCCGCGATCGAGCATTTTTGATGCTGGTGCTGGCATTGAGCTAAATCCTAACTTCTTCAAGATTGTTTCTTGGTATGACAATGAGTGGGGTTATTCCTGTCGAGTAGTCGATCTGATGATATCGATGGCACAAAAAGAAGGAATTCTCTAA
- the lnt gene encoding apolipoprotein N-acyltransferase, producing the protein MRNLQNLLFAAFGGVLMGLTPDPFSQWWLAWIALVPLWMLAQKLKVKSAIAMGAVWGFCYHGMALFWITSVHPMEWMGVPWWTSFWIATLVWILITGWGAVLSGLWAGGMSLLTHKLNVPSRIIIACAIFSGLEIVWSWGPLYWTALGYTQSPHDLLLLQISRLSGQQTMTSAIVIINGLLAETLLHKPWRDRQPLWNQQKQSIVLLNWAKQWRYAIAAIVILLAMAGYGAWEMQSDRMISTNGQAIKAGIIQGNFPNALTVKPKGWEIAVNNYTKGYEKLSQSGAEMIVTPETAISFLYPNYDARREPFDQVVEKYRVPVWLGGFGKTRNPNTEDPNNYTNSLFLIDGSNKILGQYDKVRLVPVGEYIPFKPILGNLIKRLSPLRGEVEAGSSEQLVDTPWGRFIVGICYESAYPATFRFQTAAGGRLILSASNNAHFASYMSAQHHAQDVARAIESDRWAVRATNTGYSGFVDPNGRTVWLSDVNTYETHLETVYLRDTKTLYVLWGDWLTPLLCITSVAIYARHRITHS; encoded by the coding sequence ATGAGAAATTTGCAAAATCTTCTGTTTGCCGCTTTTGGTGGTGTACTCATGGGACTAACACCCGATCCCTTCAGTCAATGGTGGCTAGCATGGATTGCCCTCGTTCCTCTCTGGATGCTGGCTCAGAAGCTAAAGGTCAAAAGCGCGATCGCCATGGGAGCAGTATGGGGATTTTGCTATCACGGCATGGCGTTATTTTGGATTACATCAGTGCATCCGATGGAATGGATGGGTGTACCTTGGTGGACTAGCTTTTGGATTGCGACATTAGTTTGGATATTGATTACAGGATGGGGAGCCGTATTATCAGGACTATGGGCAGGCGGGATGTCTTTACTGACGCATAAGCTTAATGTTCCCAGTCGGATCATTATTGCTTGCGCGATCTTTAGTGGATTGGAAATTGTTTGGAGTTGGGGACCACTTTATTGGACAGCCTTGGGCTATACCCAGAGTCCCCATGACTTGCTGTTGTTGCAAATTAGTCGCCTCTCTGGACAACAGACGATGACTTCCGCAATTGTGATAATTAATGGATTATTAGCAGAAACCCTATTACATAAACCTTGGCGCGATCGCCAACCCCTATGGAACCAACAAAAGCAGTCTATAGTTTTACTAAATTGGGCTAAGCAATGGCGCTATGCGATCGCCGCAATTGTGATTTTATTAGCAATGGCAGGCTATGGTGCATGGGAAATGCAAAGTGATCGCATGATCAGCACTAATGGTCAAGCCATTAAAGCAGGTATCATTCAAGGGAATTTCCCTAATGCGCTAACGGTAAAGCCGAAAGGATGGGAAATCGCCGTTAATAATTACACGAAAGGCTATGAGAAGCTATCGCAGTCAGGCGCAGAAATGATCGTCACCCCTGAAACAGCGATTTCTTTTCTCTATCCCAATTACGATGCTAGACGCGAACCCTTCGATCAAGTAGTCGAGAAATACCGCGTTCCCGTTTGGTTGGGCGGCTTTGGCAAAACTCGCAATCCTAATACTGAAGACCCGAATAATTACACCAATAGTCTCTTTTTAATTGATGGTTCCAATAAAATTCTCGGTCAATATGACAAGGTAAGGCTTGTTCCTGTGGGAGAATATATTCCCTTTAAACCAATTTTAGGAAATTTAATCAAGCGTTTGTCACCATTGCGCGGTGAAGTGGAAGCAGGTTCTAGCGAACAACTGGTCGATACACCTTGGGGACGGTTCATCGTTGGCATTTGTTACGAATCTGCTTATCCTGCTACCTTCCGTTTTCAAACTGCCGCAGGTGGTCGCTTAATCCTCTCAGCGTCTAATAATGCTCACTTTGCTTCCTATATGTCGGCACAACACCATGCTCAAGATGTGGCAAGAGCGATCGAAAGCGATCGCTGGGCAGTGAGAGCGACTAATACAGGCTATTCAGGCTTTGTCGATCCCAATGGGCGCACGGTTTGGCTATCGGATGTGAATACCTATGAAACCCATTTAGAAACGGTTTATTTGCGCGATACCAAAACTTTATATGTCCTGTGGGGGGATTGGTTAACGCCTTTACTCTGCATTACTAGTGTTGCAATTTATGCCAGACATCGAATTACACATAGCTAA
- a CDS encoding DUF389 domain-containing protein translates to MPKNNDNWHIYRDWLATQMGIDEERKTEVYLEISQAATLADAAYWFQLIFAAGIATIGLVLSSPAVIIGAMLISPLMGPILSLGLALAAGDFVLLVRAIANLTISCSVAISFAILLIFTLPFKEATSEILARTTPNTLDLAVALFSGAIGAIATCRPIKGVITSIPGVSIAVALMPPLCVVGFGIGMGFSLSLAEGLQISRGGGLLFLTNLVAIAFASTLVFLGLNIDTETVRTRVKLWESSDRESLAVQNFLGRYNFLQKLRPIGSLPSRLLVGFVSILALLVPLSSSFAKLGEEISLKQQQNTLRRNAISIWQDQFSNFPNKQIRSSIERLSISEKDKLITVKLHVFTSKIYSDAEKEQYVQELANKLDKDPQQIQFTLTEIPTASNEILAKKEEISQPTIPTPPSLNELQVNLLQALNKAIADVSLPPNTQLVDYAVSISNSQALLVNIVYLSDRALSEDAQILVIQDIQKRLRVGNAKVSLDHISTGVSEILFDENTATIPTSANDNLDQLGKLLQLYPQLNLSVAINLRNLENNDLKKSRFQAIATYLGSKWQISQQRLNIVPSINSVNLNAVNSSPDSKALLKITISPKKE, encoded by the coding sequence ATGCCCAAGAATAACGACAACTGGCACATCTATCGAGATTGGCTTGCCACGCAAATGGGCATAGATGAAGAGCGCAAAACTGAGGTCTACCTAGAGATCTCCCAAGCGGCGACGCTAGCGGATGCAGCCTATTGGTTTCAGTTGATTTTTGCGGCTGGGATTGCCACAATTGGTTTGGTATTAAGTAGTCCTGCGGTAATTATCGGTGCAATGTTGATTTCGCCCCTGATGGGACCGATTCTATCATTGGGCTTAGCTCTAGCGGCTGGTGACTTTGTACTTCTAGTTAGGGCGATCGCCAATCTCACGATTAGCTGTTCGGTTGCCATTAGTTTTGCCATCTTACTAATTTTTACCCTACCCTTTAAGGAAGCCACAAGCGAGATTTTGGCGAGAACAACTCCTAATACTTTGGATTTAGCAGTTGCTTTATTCTCAGGAGCCATTGGCGCGATCGCAACTTGCCGACCAATCAAGGGCGTAATTACCTCTATTCCAGGAGTATCGATCGCTGTAGCCCTGATGCCCCCACTATGCGTAGTCGGCTTTGGTATCGGCATGGGATTTAGCCTCAGTTTAGCTGAAGGATTGCAGATTTCTAGAGGTGGCGGCTTATTATTTCTGACTAACCTTGTGGCGATCGCCTTTGCTTCAACATTAGTATTTCTAGGACTAAATATTGATACAGAAACTGTCCGAACAAGAGTGAAGTTATGGGAATCTAGCGATCGCGAAAGTTTAGCCGTACAGAACTTTTTAGGAAGATATAATTTTTTACAAAAGTTGCGCCCAATTGGTAGCTTACCCAGCCGCCTACTAGTGGGATTTGTATCAATATTGGCACTTCTAGTTCCTCTTAGTAGTTCTTTTGCTAAATTAGGCGAAGAAATATCTCTCAAACAACAGCAAAATACTCTACGCCGCAATGCCATTAGCATTTGGCAAGATCAATTTAGTAATTTCCCTAATAAACAGATACGTTCATCTATCGAAAGGTTATCCATTAGTGAAAAAGACAAATTGATCACAGTCAAATTACATGTTTTCACCAGTAAAATCTATTCCGATGCCGAAAAAGAGCAATATGTCCAAGAGCTTGCGAACAAATTAGACAAAGATCCTCAACAAATTCAGTTCACTTTGACGGAAATTCCTACAGCTTCCAATGAAATTTTGGCTAAAAAGGAAGAAATAAGTCAGCCAACTATTCCCACACCTCCTAGCCTCAATGAATTACAGGTAAATCTTTTACAAGCTCTCAATAAGGCGATCGCAGATGTATCTTTACCACCCAATACGCAGTTAGTGGATTATGCAGTCAGCATTAGTAATTCGCAAGCTTTGCTAGTTAATATCGTCTACTTGAGCGATCGCGCACTCAGTGAAGATGCTCAAATATTGGTCATACAGGACATCCAGAAACGTCTAAGAGTCGGTAATGCCAAGGTCAGTTTAGACCACATCAGTACAGGAGTTAGTGAAATTTTATTCGATGAGAATACTGCCACAATTCCTACAAGTGCTAATGATAATCTTGATCAGTTGGGAAAATTGCTACAACTTTATCCACAACTAAATTTATCTGTTGCCATTAATTTAAGAAATCTTGAAAATAACGATTTAAAGAAATCTCGCTTTCAGGCGATCGCTACTTATTTAGGATCGAAGTGGCAAATTTCTCAACAACGATTAAACATTGTCCCATCTATAAATTCAGTTAACTTGAATGCGGTTAATTCATCACCAGATAGTAAAGCCTTATTAAAAATCACTATAAGTCCTAAAAAGGAATAA
- a CDS encoding DUF3226 domain-containing protein, whose product MALIHKNVLLVEGVQEVRVIPELIEANGIDWGTKKNPIVYIRDNVGYSNLSDPDLIATELQESGRNALGILLDADEKPLDRWQSIRNACHKSVPDLPPELPDNGLICDAPNGIKFGIWMMPDNTKRGMLETFLACMVPNETEMLWQFAQSSVEEATNQGAKFTEFQIDKANIYTWLAWQNPPGRQLHQAVMEKILDPQHPNAQKFVTWFKDLYGL is encoded by the coding sequence ATGGCTTTAATTCATAAGAATGTTCTACTCGTAGAAGGCGTACAAGAAGTTCGCGTCATTCCAGAACTAATCGAGGCAAATGGTATAGATTGGGGAACCAAGAAGAATCCTATTGTTTACATTCGCGATAATGTTGGTTACTCAAATTTAAGCGATCCCGATCTGATTGCAACCGAGTTACAAGAGTCGGGACGTAATGCCCTTGGCATTTTGTTGGATGCAGATGAGAAACCATTAGATCGTTGGCAAAGTATCAGAAACGCCTGTCATAAGAGCGTTCCTGATTTACCACCAGAATTACCAGACAATGGTTTAATTTGTGATGCTCCTAACGGAATTAAGTTTGGTATTTGGATGATGCCAGACAATACAAAGAGAGGTATGCTCGAAACATTTTTAGCCTGTATGGTTCCCAATGAAACTGAGATGCTATGGCAGTTTGCACAATCATCAGTTGAAGAAGCTACAAACCAAGGGGCGAAATTTACAGAATTTCAGATCGACAAAGCGAATATTTACACTTGGCTTGCTTGGCAAAATCCCCCAGGACGACAGTTACACCAAGCTGTGATGGAGAAAATTCTTGATCCACAACATCCCAATGCTCAGAAATTTGTGACATGGTTTAAGGATTTGTATGGATTGTGA
- a CDS encoding AAA family ATPase codes for MLKSLKIENFRCFPSFEMGQIGRLNLIVGTNNSGKTSILEALQLLLNATFTSDFEILEEIITNRSEYVIGDEYQDKNLIVRHLFYKHHLDIDSKFTISGESLDDRQAELIVSIKNIKTHTDLVDQESLFLCLKRLISLMEVETPLKLSSEGMLSIKILRSAINTLNHSKSNIQFVNSSSLTAEKALDLFEDMVLTPEEDLVIQALQIIEPRIKRIASLIGKNAYKGTRGSFIVQTPENPRIPIGSMGDGMWRILGLALALVNAKDGVLLVDEIDTGLHFTVMSDMWKMLWETAKRLNVQIFATTHSNDCWTSLADIANAENPSEDGITIHRIEKGKPHSIVFTERQIAIAAERNIEVR; via the coding sequence ATGTTGAAATCCCTAAAAATCGAAAATTTTCGCTGCTTCCCATCCTTTGAGATGGGACAAATAGGAAGGTTAAATCTCATTGTTGGTACTAACAACAGTGGCAAAACTTCTATTTTAGAAGCACTGCAATTACTTCTTAATGCAACATTTACTTCAGATTTTGAAATACTAGAGGAAATAATTACCAATAGAAGTGAGTATGTTATAGGTGATGAATATCAAGACAAAAACTTGATAGTTCGGCATCTTTTTTATAAACACCATCTTGACATTGATAGTAAATTTACGATTAGTGGAGAAAGTCTGGATGACAGACAAGCAGAGCTAATCGTTTCTATTAAAAACATAAAAACACATACGGATTTAGTAGATCAAGAATCACTATTCTTATGTCTCAAAAGATTAATAAGCTTAATGGAAGTTGAAACACCATTGAAACTTTCTTCAGAAGGAATGCTATCCATCAAAATACTAAGATCTGCAATCAACACTTTGAATCACAGCAAGTCAAATATCCAGTTTGTCAATTCATCATCATTGACTGCTGAAAAAGCACTTGATTTATTTGAAGATATGGTACTTACACCAGAAGAAGATCTCGTTATTCAAGCTTTACAGATTATTGAACCTCGCATAAAACGAATTGCATCCCTTATTGGCAAGAATGCGTATAAAGGTACACGCGGTAGTTTTATTGTCCAAACACCTGAAAATCCCCGCATACCAATTGGCAGTATGGGCGACGGAATGTGGCGAATTTTGGGGCTTGCTTTAGCTCTTGTTAATGCAAAAGATGGAGTTTTACTTGTTGATGAAATTGATACAGGACTACACTTTACAGTAATGTCTGACATGTGGAAAATGCTCTGGGAAACTGCAAAGCGCCTTAATGTACAGATTTTTGCGACTACTCATAGCAATGACTGCTGGACGAGTTTAGCGGATATTGCTAATGCTGAAAATCCTAGTGAAGATGGGATTACGATTCATAGGATAGAAAAAGGCAAGCCACACAGTATTGTTTTCACTGAGCGACAAATTGCGATCGCTGCTGAGCGTAATATTGAGGTGCGGTAG
- the metH gene encoding methionine synthase, whose translation MTSLFLERLHSSDRPVIVFDGAMGTNLQVQNLTAEDFGGTEYEGCNEYLVMTKPEAVAKVHRDFLEAGADVIETDTFGGTSIVLNEYNLGHLAYELSKKATELAKSVAAEFSTPEKPRFVAGSIGPTTKLPTLLHIDFDTMKQSFIEQIEGLYDGGADLLLIETCQDVLQIKVALNAIAEFFDKKTAEGKPRIPVMVSVTMETTGTMLVGSDISAVVTILEPYPIDILGLNCATGPDLMKEHMQYLSAHSPFVVSCVPNAGLPENVGGQAFYRLTPDDLKGHLAHFVEDLGVQIIGGCCGTRPSHIKALADAAKTLKPKKREPLVVPSAASIYSSQPYIQDNSFLIVGERLNASGSKKTRDLLNAEDWDGLVAIARSQVKEGAHVLDVNVDYVGRDGVRDMHELVSRLVTNVTLPLMLDSTEWEKMEAGLKVAGGKCILNSTNYEDGEERFCKVVSLAKQYGAGIVIGTIDEEGMARTADKKFQIACRAYKQATEELGMPPSEIFFDTLALPISTGIEEDRQNAAATIESIRRIKEAMPETHILLGVSNVSFGLNPASRIVLNSVFLYEAMKVGMDSSIVHASKIVPLNRIPEKELEVARQLIFDQRQFDGDICTYDPLGEFTKLFEGVSAKRIKVVDDNLTIEEKLKNHIIDGDRIGLDDALTEALKTYEPLTIINQFLLDGMKVVGDLFGSGQMQLPFVLQSAETMKSAVAFLEKFMEKEEGANKGVFLIATVKGDVHDIGKNLVDIILSNNGYKVVNIGIKQSVENIIQAYEECKADCIAMSGLLVKSTAFMKDNLQEFNNRGITVPVILGGAALTPKFVYNDCQNVYNGKVIYGKDAFSDLNFMDKYMPAKAEGKWEDGKGFLDENLALDEVVDTAESTTTAAEDKAKKEAALAERYLDIVRSEAIATDIPRPTPPFWGTKLLQGADIPIEELFWNLDLQALFAGQWQFRKPQGQSREEYDLFLQETVYPILHTWKERIINEKLLAPTSVYGYFPVLAEGNTVYVYNPQDIDNIKNAEPINSFVFPRQKSQRRLCIADFFSPKDSGIVDVLPLQAVTVGHIATEFAQGLFKANQYTDYLYFHGLAVQMAEAVAEWTHTRIRYELGFGGEDPDNIRDILAQRYHGSRYSFGYPACPNMQDQYKLLDLLDAKRVDLVMDESEQLYPEQSTTALIVHHPIAKYFSA comes from the coding sequence ATGACCAGTCTGTTTCTGGAACGTCTTCATAGCAGCGATCGCCCTGTCATTGTTTTTGATGGTGCGATGGGTACAAACTTGCAAGTCCAAAACCTTACCGCCGAAGACTTTGGTGGCACGGAGTACGAGGGTTGCAACGAGTATTTAGTGATGACGAAACCTGAAGCAGTCGCTAAAGTGCATCGTGACTTTTTAGAAGCAGGGGCTGATGTGATCGAGACGGATACCTTTGGCGGTACATCGATCGTCTTGAATGAATATAATCTGGGGCATCTTGCCTATGAGCTTAGCAAAAAGGCGACAGAATTAGCTAAGTCGGTCGCAGCCGAATTTTCTACGCCTGAGAAACCCCGCTTTGTAGCGGGATCGATCGGTCCAACGACTAAGTTACCGACTCTGCTGCATATTGATTTCGATACGATGAAGCAGTCCTTTATCGAGCAGATTGAAGGGCTGTATGATGGCGGTGCAGACTTACTCTTAATTGAAACCTGTCAGGATGTGCTGCAAATTAAGGTCGCGCTTAATGCGATCGCTGAATTTTTTGATAAAAAAACTGCCGAAGGCAAGCCACGCATCCCTGTAATGGTTTCGGTAACGATGGAAACCACAGGCACAATGCTGGTCGGTTCCGATATTTCCGCCGTTGTGACCATTCTCGAACCCTATCCCATCGATATCTTAGGGCTGAACTGCGCGACAGGTCCCGATCTGATGAAGGAGCACATGCAGTATTTGAGCGCTCATTCGCCCTTTGTGGTGTCCTGTGTACCCAATGCAGGGTTACCTGAAAATGTTGGTGGACAAGCTTTTTATCGCCTCACTCCCGATGATCTCAAAGGACATCTAGCCCACTTTGTCGAAGATTTAGGTGTACAGATTATCGGCGGTTGCTGTGGCACAAGACCCTCCCACATCAAGGCTTTAGCCGATGCCGCGAAGACTCTCAAACCGAAAAAGCGAGAACCCCTAGTCGTTCCGTCAGCAGCTTCCATTTATAGCTCCCAGCCCTATATTCAAGACAATTCGTTCCTCATCGTTGGAGAGAGATTAAATGCTAGCGGTTCTAAGAAAACTCGCGATTTGCTTAATGCTGAGGATTGGGATGGGCTAGTAGCGATCGCGCGATCGCAGGTAAAAGAAGGCGCACATGTCCTCGATGTAAACGTGGACTATGTGGGACGCGATGGCGTGCGCGATATGCACGAACTAGTATCGCGCCTCGTCACTAACGTCACTTTGCCTCTGATGCTCGATTCTACCGAATGGGAAAAGATGGAAGCAGGGCTAAAAGTTGCGGGTGGTAAATGTATTCTCAACTCCACTAACTATGAGGATGGCGAAGAACGCTTCTGTAAAGTCGTGAGTCTCGCTAAGCAATATGGAGCAGGGATCGTCATTGGTACAATTGATGAAGAGGGCATGGCAAGAACTGCGGACAAAAAGTTCCAAATTGCTTGCCGCGCTTATAAACAGGCAACGGAAGAATTAGGAATGCCTCCTAGTGAAATCTTCTTTGATACCCTTGCTTTGCCGATTTCTACAGGGATCGAAGAGGATCGTCAAAATGCTGCCGCTACCATTGAATCCATTCGTCGCATTAAAGAAGCAATGCCCGAAACCCACATCTTACTTGGGGTTTCTAATGTTTCCTTTGGTTTAAATCCTGCTTCACGGATTGTCCTTAACTCCGTATTCTTGTATGAAGCGATGAAGGTCGGTATGGATTCGTCGATTGTCCATGCTAGTAAGATCGTGCCGCTCAATCGCATTCCTGAAAAAGAATTAGAAGTAGCGCGTCAACTGATCTTCGATCAGCGTCAATTCGATGGCGATATCTGCACCTACGATCCCCTTGGTGAATTTACGAAGCTCTTTGAAGGAGTTTCGGCAAAGCGTATTAAGGTTGTTGATGATAATCTCACGATTGAGGAGAAACTTAAAAATCATATTATCGATGGCGATCGCATTGGTTTAGATGATGCGCTCACCGAAGCTCTCAAAACCTACGAACCGCTCACGATCATCAATCAATTCCTACTTGATGGCATGAAAGTGGTAGGCGATCTGTTCGGTTCAGGACAAATGCAACTTCCCTTTGTGTTGCAATCCGCCGAAACCATGAAGTCGGCAGTTGCATTCCTAGAGAAGTTTATGGAGAAGGAAGAGGGTGCAAATAAAGGGGTGTTCTTAATTGCCACGGTCAAGGGCGATGTCCATGATATCGGCAAAAATCTTGTCGATATCATTCTCTCCAACAACGGCTACAAGGTCGTCAATATCGGCATTAAGCAATCGGTGGAGAATATCATTCAAGCCTACGAAGAATGTAAAGCGGATTGCATTGCCATGAGCGGATTATTGGTCAAATCCACAGCCTTCATGAAAGATAATTTGCAGGAATTTAACAATCGCGGCATCACTGTTCCCGTCATTCTCGGCGGCGCAGCACTCACCCCTAAATTTGTCTACAACGACTGTCAGAATGTCTATAACGGTAAAGTCATCTATGGTAAAGATGCCTTCTCTGACCTCAACTTCATGGACAAATATATGCCCGCTAAGGCTGAGGGTAAATGGGAAGATGGTAAAGGCTTCTTAGATGAGAACTTAGCCCTTGATGAGGTAGTGGATACTGCTGAAAGTACAACCACTGCGGCTGAGGATAAGGCGAAAAAAGAGGCGGCTCTTGCCGAACGGTATTTAGATATTGTGAGATCGGAGGCGATCGCTACCGATATCCCCCGTCCCACACCTCCTTTCTGGGGAACGAAGCTCTTGCAAGGTGCAGATATTCCCATTGAGGAACTATTCTGGAATCTTGATTTGCAAGCGCTCTTTGCAGGGCAATGGCAATTCCGCAAGCCCCAAGGTCAATCTCGCGAGGAGTACGATCTATTCTTGCAAGAAACTGTCTATCCAATTCTACATACATGGAAAGAACGGATCATCAATGAAAAGCTACTAGCGCCTACATCAGTCTATGGCTATTTCCCTGTCCTAGCGGAAGGAAATACGGTCTATGTTTACAATCCCCAAGACATCGACAACATCAAGAACGCTGAGCCAATCAATTCCTTTGTGTTCCCTCGCCAAAAGTCCCAGCGTCGCCTCTGTATTGCCGATTTCTTCTCTCCCAAGGATTCGGGAATCGTTGATGTCTTGCCCTTGCAAGCTGTCACCGTTGGGCATATTGCCACTGAGTTTGCTCAAGGACTATTCAAGGCAAATCAATACACTGATTACCTCTATTTTCACGGCTTAGCAGTGCAGATGGCGGAGGCAGTGGCGGAATGGACACATACACGCATTCGCTATGAACTCGGCTTTGGTGGTGAAGACCCCGACAATATCCGCGATATTCTCGCCCAGCGCTATCATGGCTCTCGCTATAGTTTTGGCTATCCCGCTTGTCCAAATATGCAGGATCAGTACAAGCTGCTCGATCTGCTCGATGCGAAGCGAGTGGATCTAGTCATGGATGAGAGCGAACAGCTTTATCCAGAACAGTCAACAACTGCTTTGATTGTGCATCATCCTATAGCTAAGTATTTCAGCGCTTAA
- a CDS encoding NmrA family NAD(P)-binding protein produces MSLLIVGATGTLGRQITRHALDRGLKVKCFVRYPKKAGFLREWGAELVAGNLMQPESIDDALEGVTEIIDAATTRATGSLRIRDVDWQGKVSLIQAAERANIERFVFFSILNAEKYPNVPLMDIKNCTEKFLASTDLNYTILKPCGFFQNLIGEYAIPILENQTIWIGGESSPIAYMNTQDIAKFAVRALEVKETERQSFAIAGPKAWQPSEIIKLCERMSGRTRRTANMPLGLLRFARKVALGFEWGWSFAERMTYAEVLASGIPLDADMTETYKIFGLQEEDMTTLESYMQEYFSRILKKLKELDYKEPKIKAPF; encoded by the coding sequence ATGAGCTTACTGATCGTAGGTGCGACAGGTACACTAGGTCGTCAAATAACCCGTCATGCACTGGATCGGGGGCTAAAAGTTAAATGTTTTGTGCGTTATCCTAAGAAAGCAGGCTTCCTCAGGGAATGGGGTGCAGAGCTAGTTGCAGGTAATCTCATGCAGCCTGAAAGCATTGATGACGCATTAGAGGGAGTCACTGAGATTATTGATGCGGCTACAACTAGGGCAACTGGATCTCTCAGAATTAGAGATGTTGACTGGCAAGGAAAAGTGTCACTGATCCAAGCGGCTGAACGCGCCAATATTGAACGCTTTGTATTTTTCTCGATTCTTAATGCTGAAAAATATCCCAATGTGCCATTAATGGACATCAAGAACTGTACAGAAAAGTTTCTTGCCTCTACTGATCTTAACTACACTATCCTCAAGCCCTGTGGATTTTTCCAAAACTTGATTGGTGAATATGCGATTCCCATCCTCGAAAATCAAACTATCTGGATTGGTGGCGAATCTTCCCCGATCGCCTATATGAATACTCAAGATATTGCCAAGTTTGCCGTTCGGGCGCTAGAAGTTAAAGAAACTGAGCGTCAATCCTTCGCGATCGCAGGTCCTAAAGCATGGCAACCTAGCGAAATTATCAAACTCTGCGAAAGAATGTCGGGTCGTACCCGCAGAACTGCCAATATGCCCCTTGGTTTATTACGCTTTGCCCGTAAAGTTGCCCTTGGCTTTGAATGGGGTTGGAGCTTTGCTGAGCGCATGACCTATGCCGAAGTTCTTGCTAGTGGGATTCCCCTTGATGCAGATATGACCGAAACTTACAAAATTTTTGGTTTGCAAGAGGAAGATATGACTACCCTTGAATCCTATATGCAGGAATACTTTAGTCGCATTCTCAAAAAGCTGAAGGAGTTAGACTATAAAGAGCCAAAAATTAAAGCTCCTTTCTAA